The following is a genomic window from Babesia bovis T2Bo chromosome 4 map unlocalized Chr4_1, whole genome shotgun sequence.
CCAATTTTCAAATTTAAATGGCAACCCGTGTTAGATAATATTTTATGGCTGTACAGTTGGGGTTTATTAATAAAAACATGGGAAGTGGATACATTGCACATCTGTATAAGTGTGTATGTGAAACTAAAAATGGTAgaggtatatatacatggtCAGCGTCGCGCTGAAATCGAATCGCAATTTAACTTAGATTGGAATCTACGACTCCCTCATGATGTTTCGCTATGCGAAGATATTTTGAAGGGTCTTGAATTAGCTATAAGTAAATTAGGTAAGCACGTGTAATGCTACACGTAATGTTTATCAGAGGAATCCAATTCCTATCTTCGAGCAGAACATGAGGTACCTTTGCTTTAACATATGATTCCATACCAATTCAGAGTCAAAATGACCATGTTCTaattgaatatatagagGAAAATGAGCTTGTTTTACGTCGTAAACGGTACCAGGTTGAGCAAATAAAGTCACACATTGCTAGTCTCACGGGTATTATCCAACCACCAAACGCAGATCAAGGGGGAGGCGATTTAAAATTATAGTTAATACGTGTCTTCAATGTATCATCATTTAAGTACCTGAGACAGTCTGGGCTTAATCTAGTGCTTCAAATGATTTGATTTTTCCTAGTATACAGTTCAAGTTGTGTAAGCTTGGGTAAATACAACACGATTCACAGCATACGTGCCATTTCTAGTACTATTAATATAAAGAGAAAAATGTTTACGATTAGTTTGGTTCATTTCAAAAAGGGGTTTCGGTAATATTGGGTGTAATACGTTGCATCGTCACGTGTTACAACCCCTTCCAATTCTGCATACCTTAGCTTGTATTCAGCCAACGATATAGAGATGGATTGGATCTCTGCTAGCTGCAGTGGTGTTATAGGATCTACCTCAACTATTTTTGCTATATCTTCCAAAAGGTCCATAACATCGTTAGCTACGATGGTACAAACCCCTTGAATATCAACAAGTTTACATATCTTCTCTTCCTGTAACAGTTCTACGTTTGCTCTTAGTTCTTTTGCGGTCAACAGATCACACAGACGCATTCGGTTGACCATGCAAAAAAGGTCTTGTAGCAGAATAAACTTATGTTCCTTCAAGAGGCGTACCAAGATTTCGGTAGTTTCCATTGATTTTACTGTTTGACCTTCAGTTTCGAAAATATTTAGATTTAGTGCACCGAATGTTTTGGACAATGTCTGCTTCTCTGCGAATATATGGCGTGCCATATTAAGCACCTTCTTTGACTTTTTTTTAAGTCCATTCAGGTCTGCCATAACATTCATACGCAATTCATTTGCATCCGCCACCCTTTCATATTTCATTTGAACAACTCTAGACACTCCGCCAACAGATGCCGACCGCCCAATCACATTTCTTGTTTCATGAATCTTTAGGAGATTAGTTAGTTCTTGATGTAGGTCTGCAATATCACCATCGTaggttatataataaatagcATCCACAGatttaattttaatataagTTTGTGTTCCCAGTTTCTTTAGTTGACAGTCCTGGATCCGGGATACCGGTATAATTTGTTCTGAATCACCATCATCATAACACAATCGATTTGAAGTTAAAGTTGCATCACCACAGTTTTTCACCTTACCCATTAGGCCTTTGCGTATGCAAAAGCCTCGCAATAAAGTTACATTCCTTTCTAGTTCACACTCCATATTTATCCTCAGAACATCACAGTAAAGAACATTGTAAGGAAGGTATAGGAGATGTAGCACTGCAGGAAAAAGTATAGTACTTCAAATGCTAACACAAATGAGAAGAGGAATGCCGGAACGCCACCGCTGATGTTTGCTAAGATGAGTTTCATAATCTCACCGAATACACAGAAGGCAAGTAGTGGACGTACGGCTTGGAACGTAGTACGGGCCATATAGATAAAGAAGAAACGCAAACTCAGCACGTACTTACTTGCGAACTTAACCATCGAAAGTGGGTCGACATAGTACTTGAAGAGTGGTGAGAAGCCCAAGGCCTTGGAGACTACCACCTTATCTATGTGTTGTTCATATGGTTTCGGTAGCTGTGTTATAGCATTAACATCATACTTATAACTATTGTCGACCAATTGTTTATCCACTAAGGTACGTCCTACTTCACGGTAGTTTGACCATTCTAATGGCCCCTGGAGTTTCTTAGAGTTGCAAAATCCTCTTCTTCCACGTGCAATGGCCTGTAACAATGTCATATCACAACACTACAAAGGTGTATTTGTAAATATGTGCACACCATTCGATGGaattaataaaacatacatcGTTGACATTAAACACCGACGCGACGGCCTTGCTGGTCTGAAATGGATGATATTGGCGGGACAACGAATTCCATATTCGTGCCGTTTTCACATTGAAAATATTATTCAACAACATATTGAATTTCTACTATAAATCCATAATAGTaaagtgatataatattcTAGACATGTGCCACCACTTCCGTGGTTGTATTGCCTGATGTGTCCAAGCTTATGCCGTTAGAAAGCATTGTAAGCCATTTTGAAACATGTAAACtcataatatatttgtttgcACATATTTTGTGCAGAGTGGTCACATGTTATTTCATTGCCAGTCCAGCTACTTCGCCTATGAATTTGTCTTTAGGATAcatgtttgttttttccTATTTACTTCTACAGTAATAGCTATAAATGGAGCCCATAAAGGTGCACAAGGGTGTTTCTCGCTCGCTAGATACTCCACAATACAACAGGggtatatatcaaatacCTGTGTACCACCCTTAACCACCAGACTGACGccattatataataaccaTTGGAATGATGGAAACAATTATGTTAATGAAGCATCTAAACTTGAATCGCAGATTTCGGGGGGTGAGCGTAATTTAGCTCTGTCTCTTCCTAGTATCGAGAAAAACATAGTAAAACATTTTGATACCGTGAAAGAATCCGGTACGATTTTGGACGTTAAAGACTTAACTATCTGGATTGGTGACCGAGTACTATTTGATAATATTGCTTTTCGTATAAATCGAGGGGACTGCATCGGTATAGTAGGTAACAATGGCACAGGTAAAACCAGTTTGTTGGACACTCTGTATTATCGTCTCAGTGGGATTGAACCCCCGATAACCACGTTATATGCATCGATGGATATAAAACATTTTTTACGCCCGGATAATGTAGATTCCCGTTTGTTAAATACGTACCAGAGGTTACATTATTTGGCGGTTCGTGGACACAGTCTGAAAGATAGCATTGGTATGCCTTTGGATAGGATTTGGACATCCGATGATTATTCTACATTTGTTACGTATACCAGTGTATTTACAGGTGGCGTAGGACTAAACGATGATGTTGCATACATGCGACAAAACTCTGTTTCTCAACTTGATAACTCGAAGGTTGTTGAAGAGGCTATTAATGCCCCCAATAGGATAAATCACACTCGCCGGATGATAATCCAGGACATTGAAAACAACCTGGATTATCTTAATAACTACATTGACGGTGGATATATCGATTCTCCTCAGGTATCGTCTGATAGTGATTCCAATCGCTCTAAGTTTGAGTGGGTTAAGGAACTATTGTTTCTTTACAACAGCCAGCATTCCTTTGTACAGGAAACATGCAAAAATGTGGACATCATGATATCTAATTTAGTGGATATGTTTGGTTTGAGAGCTGCTTTACCTTTAAGGGTGGGTGAGCTAAGTGGCGGCTTTAAGATGCGCCTGCACTTATTGACACAATTAATTAGCAAGCCTAAGTTGCTTTTATTAGATGAACCAACCAACAACCTCGATATGCCGTCCGTGCTTTTTTTGTCCTCAACCTTGAAGCGTTTGATTGAAACCATCGGACTTTCAGTTATTCTTATCAGCCACAACCCACAATTCCTCAATGAGCTCTGCAGTTCTATATTTCAGGCTCCTGGTGACGGTACGTTGTCCGTATATAGTGGCGGATTCGATGATTTTGTCCACAAGGGTTCGAATGTTATGGGTATAAAGACTTCACGTTTACAAAACCTTGAGTTAACTTTGAAAAAGTTACAGCAACAATACAATGCACAATTGGAATCTACCAAAGGCAGCCAGAAACAGAAGCGTGTGTTGTTATCTCAAAAGCGACGATTAATAACGGAAACTGAGAATCTGGTAGAACGTATTCGGGGCGCAAAGAAGAGTAGCTACAGTGATGCTTACGAAAAGTTGTTATTGTCTGACGCTCAAGTAAATCCCGGTAATTTATCTCACTTGAAATTGGTGAAACGCGGTATGTATGTCTTTCCTGACAAACCAGCATTTGATCTGGATAACGTTACTGTTCTTAATAAAGAGGGTGAGGTTCTGTTGTCGAACGTATCCCTTACTATTCAAAATGGTGACCGTATATTGTTATTGGGTAACAATGGCGCTGGTAAATCCACATTGATATCACTTTTGAATGCAATAAGTCGTGCATCTAATATGGGTGTGGATGACATCAACTCGGTTGTCGAAGATAACTCTCATTTTCAGGTAGAGGGTGGTCATTGGAGAGGGAGGGGAAATGGCATTGTTAACACCTTTTCTCAGAATTGCAGTGATCTATTAAACTCGAAGTTGACAGTTGGCGCCTTGGCTATGAAATTCGGTGATTTAGATATGTCAGATCTGGAGCAGCTGAGCAAGTATTTGGCTTCGTTCCATCTAATTGATTTTATGGACGTCAAAGTATCTGACTTATCATTTGGTGAAAGGTCTAGATTACTTTTGGCACTGCAATTTTTGCGGAATTCCACGTTTCTATTTCTGGACGAGCCTACCAATCATCTAGATGTTTATATGCAGGCCACTCTATCTACTCTGCTCAATAATGTCTACACTAAAGGCGGTATAATAGTAGCGACACATGATATGGAATTGATAAAAAACCTCGAACGTGTCACtggtgttgtatatattcatgaACGTGATAGgatgtacacatttaatgGTGACTTTAAGGAAGCCTATATGAAGTTACGATCGGAAAATCCGCATACATCTCACAAAGAGTTGGGTGACTTTTTGGATAGTTGCCAACATTCCTACAAACGTGACATACAACTCATTCCCTCAAACGCTTACACGAATCCTGTGGAAACAGTGGTGAAGAATAAGGCACCCAAGGGTCGTAAAAGCGTGTCCAAGCCTAAAAATACACCAGGAAGAGCTAAAATGAAAAACGCAAAGCGTTTTACGTAGTATGACTGTATAGATTATGACAGCAGTTACGCCTTACAGTCGCTTTACCATGAAGCATAGGTTGTTCGTCTGTTGTCATTGATAGACAATCAAATCAATCATGTCGTATAGATATTGGTTTACAATGCCTAAATTGCGTTATAACAGTTGGCTACCTTGGTAGCTGCTGCATTATGCGGAATGACAGGCAATGACGCTCATGTGTGCTAGTGCTGATATCattatacacattgacaCACAGAAGTGACTTTATATGGCTGACGTCTACCGTCATTTTGACATGCACTGCGTTGCAGCTCGTGCATAGCTTTCGAGTGTTTCATCTGGGTAAGGGTACAACGTTTTGTCGCGTCAACGTTAAGGCGCATTTCTTCTGATTTTAGCAAGAACGTCGACTATATTAAATTCACTTGGTCGGCTTCTTGTGACGCCTACTATTGCTGCGAGAGTGTGTAGGTTTTTCCTTCAGGCATTACTCTGGAAAATACTATTCGACATACAAGATGTTGGCTACACGTTTTATTTTTAGTCTTTGCCTATTTGTGGCTCATCAAGGCGTCAACGCCTTTTTCTATCGTGCAGTTCCTATGTACGATCAGAATGGTAAGCTGGTTCCGGATTCCTCTAATATAGGTCCTTCATCCTTACGAATCGAGGCTACTGGTGTTGGTAGGATTTGTTCTACTATGCAATCAGGTATCTATCTCATCAATCCTTACGCTCAGCGCTGCCCAATTGGGAAGAGCAAATGTGGACCTGAGCATGATTCCACCCTAGGAAAGTGTGCCATGTACTCTGGTTGTTACACCATCAGTAACGACTTCCGTGCTTGCTCATGCTTGCCTGATTACTTCGGCAACCCTTACAAGCAATGCTTCAGACACTGTGACACGGATTTGGACTGCCCTTCACCTTATGCTGAGTGCAGGATGGACGCAGGCGAGACGATCAAGCGCTGCAAGTGCAGAGCAGGTTGCCCAGGTGATGGTGTCATTTGCAAGCCCGATAAGATCTGTACTGACTTGGCTGAAGACTCTGAGGCTCACCGTAGGTGCCTTCAGACCGGTATCACCGACAAGACATACGTTTGTGATGACGGTTATTACTTGGACACTGATAACAAGTGCCAGCCGATTGTTGAGCTTGAAGATGATAGGGTTGTGAGCGTAATTGCCAGTGGCTACGTAAACGGCAGCCGTATTGATATTGGTAACTGCTTTTCAATTGAAATTAACAAAGACAACGGTATGTCTTACTTCTACCAACTTAACAGTGGTGACCCCGTTGTGATTGACCAAAAAATTAAGACCGACGACCAgttgatgttgttgttCGAGGTTAAGGCTAATGACATTATTGCCTTTACCACTACTGAGGCCAACCCTTCTGGTCTCACTAAAATCTTCACTATCTCAAATGGTCTTAAAGGCTGCAAAATCGACAGTGTTATGAAGTACTCCCCAACCGGAGCTAAGGAGCACCCCTCAGGTGTCAGGGTTGAGGTTAAAGAGCTTGAAACTTCGAGCGAAAGGCAGGAGCTTTAGTCAAAATGACGAACCGACTCAAATAGAGTTTAATTTTTTGTAGAAAATTCAAATGTGCTTGTGACtatgtttgtttttgtgTGTGCGATAACAGAGGCGTTTGTTGATTTATATGGCCAGAGCTATATTTGGTAACACACATCTCC
Proteins encoded in this region:
- a CDS encoding putative integral membrane protein encodes the protein MLLNNIFNVKTARIWNSLSRQYHPFQTSKAVASVFNVNDAIARGRRGFCNSKKLQGPLEWSNYREVGRTLVDKQLVDNSYKYDVNAITQLPKPYEQHIDKVVVSKALGFSPLFKYYVDPLSMVKFASKYVLSLRFFFIYMARTTFQAVRPLLAFCVFGEIMKLILANISGGVPAFLFSFVLAFEVLYFFLQCYISYTFLTMFFTVMF
- a CDS encoding 12D3 antigen, which translates into the protein MLATRFIFSLCLFVAHQGVNAFFYRAVPMYDQNGKLVPDSSNIGPSSLRIEATGVGRICSTMQSGIYLINPYAQRCPIGKSKCGPEHDSTLGKCAMYSGCYTISNDFRACSCLPDYFGNPYKQCFRHCDTDLDCPSPYAECRMDAGETIKRCKCRAGCPGDGVICKPDKICTDLAEDSEAHRRCLQTGITDKTYVCDDGYYLDTDNKCQPIVELEDDRVVSVIASGYVNGSRIDIGNCFSIEINKDNGMSYFYQLNSGDPVVIDQKIKTDDQLMLLFEVKANDIIAFTTTEANPSGLTKIFTISNGLKGCKIDSVMKYSPTGAKEHPSGVRVEVKELETSSERQEL
- a CDS encoding ABC transporter ATP-binding protein family protein, which gives rise to MLFHCQSSYFAYEFVFRIHVCFFLFTSTVIAINGAHKGAQGCFSLARYSTIQQGYISNTCVPPLTTRLTPLYNNHWNDGNNYVNEASKLESQISGGERNLALSLPSIEKNIVKHFDTVKESGTILDVKDLTIWIGDRVLFDNIAFRINRGDCIGIVGNNGTGKTSLLDTLYYRLSGIEPPITTLYASMDIKHFLRPDNVDSRLLNTYQRLHYLAVRGHSLKDSIGMPLDRIWTSDDYSTFVTYTSVFTGGVGLNDDVAYMRQNSVSQLDNSKVVEEAINAPNRINHTRRMIIQDIENNLDYLNNYIDGGYIDSPQVSSDSDSNRSKFEWVKELLFLYNSQHSFVQETCKNVDIMISNLVDMFGLRAALPLRVGELSGGFKMRLHLLTQLISKPKLLLLDEPTNNLDMPSVLFLSSTLKRLIETIGLSVILISHNPQFLNELCSSIFQAPGDGTLSVYSGGFDDFVHKGSNVMGIKTSRLQNLELTLKKLQQQYNAQLESTKGSQKQKRVLLSQKRRLITETENLVERIRGAKKSSYSDAYEKLLLSDAQVNPGNLSHLKLVKRGMYVFPDKPAFDLDNVTVLNKEGEVLLSNVSLTIQNGDRILLLGNNGAGKSTLISLLNAISRASNMGVDDINSVVEDNSHFQVEGGHWRGRGNGIVNTFSQNCSDLLNSKLTVGALAMKFGDLDMSDLEQLSKYLASFHLIDFMDVKVSDLSFGERSRLLLALQFLRNSTFLFLDEPTNHLDVYMQATLSTLLNNVYTKGGIIVATHDMELIKNLERVTGVVYIHERDRMYTFNGDFKEAYMKLRSENPHTSHKELGDFLDSCQHSYKRDIQLIPSNAYTNPVETVVKNKAPKGRKSVSKPKNTPGRAKMKNAKRFT
- a CDS encoding EAP30/Vps36 family protein, whose product is MECELERNVTLLRGFCIRKGLMGKVKNCGDATLTSNRLCYDDGDSEQIIPVSRIQDCQLKKLGTQTYIKIKSVDAIYYITYDGDIADLHQELTNLLKIHETRNVIGRSASVGGVSRVVQMKYERVADANELRMNVMADLNGLKKKSKKVLNMARHIFAEKQTLSKTFGALNLNIFETEGQTVKSMETTEILVRLLKEHKFILLQDLFCMVNRMRLCDLLTAKELRANVELLQEEKICKLVDIQGVCTIVANDVMDLLEDIAKIVEVDPITPLQLAEIQSISISLAEYKLRYAELEGVVTRDDATYYTQYYRNPFLK